The genomic stretch ttaaatcagagtaaacatgcaaagggtgtcacaattgaaaataaaagaaaacacacgttcggcatatgtcatgcttTCACTGAAAACATCTGATTATAACTTATTACATaaatatcatgttttacacagcggaattgaatcatcaagtcaacattacatcgttaatgtatcagacttcaaacaaaataaacaaatggaGTCAAAATcgaaaactcaaaacatcgcgttcccagtgttacatctatcagagcatgacaccgacacaaaactaaaccgacttatgagctaatcctcaccaagtcgcgccgctatcctcaatttgaaaatgacaacaagtaagggtgagtctcatcacagttaaccaatgctattgcatcataaataacaatatatcatagttatatcaatcacccaatcgtttcatattcagacacatcatcgtCTCACATCTACAACATCAAGTTATCGCATAACATATATTATTCATGTTAtacaaaaatcatgcatatgtatgaaactgacactatgcatgtggtaccaacatcatcaatgggaaaacccaccgaccgatctatcatcatccagatacggccctgccagcacaaattccacacagtgGGAACCTTGctcttcactgaatcctctcatcattaggattcagccctcatcaaatgactgtgaatgcatgcaaacatatatacaacatactatcatcatcatcatactatgagtagcatcatcttatactcattcatcatcattcatcatcatcatcattaacaagtatgttcatacatatatgtatattagcatcattcaataaaatcatataacCATAACTCATACAGATTCATCAGTTCAAAAGTTACACGTCGCCAaactttcaaaatcacaaaacagcaaaatctgcaggtcacgctggccatacgcgtaccatacgcgtaccaacagggccaaaatctcacaaaacacgcaccatacgcgtatcatacgcgtatgagtaGAACCTGTTTATCACACAAAACATAcgcatacgcgtaccaacatgcCATACGCGTACTAGACAGACACCATACGCATATGAGCAGATTCATTCATCCACACAAaacacacccatacgcgtatcatcaaggCATACGCGTATCAACCAGGTATCATATGCGTACCATATGCATATGAACAGAAGGTGCAACCTGATGCACACATGtggagcgtatcatacgcgtatcacccccTCCATACGCGTACCTTACGCGTATCGTACGCGATCAGGCAGTAGTTACCAAaaatctgcaacttacccattcgtcttcctcgcgaattcatctgtacagcctgcgatttgggtctcaaaACCAGAAATTTCACATTCTAAACAACATAGAATTCACCCAACATCAACAGTTTATGATTCTACAATTattttactcatcacaacctaaatctaatcaattattagggattaacatgtCCAAATTCCAATCCACATGATGAACACAAATTATAAATCCAGAATATAGAATCTATTGaatccaaacaatactcctaatccatactattatTCACaatacgataatagagattaaatggagagtccccccttaccttagccaaattcttgatctttggtctcttcctcttcagttctccttcacgttcttcgtgttcccaaaACCTTcagtctttcacgttctttctttcttttccaatcccaattatttttatgaaaataataataaagttagTAAAAGCTTTACTATATCACACCCATTCTTTTACtattttctcacatggcccaaattccataaaccattatttttccattattttcacaaaatccttaataattctaattattaattcaatattccaattaaattaatattaaaattatacgggtgttacaaggggtgttacaatagtggtatcagagcatagtcggtcgttgtgaccagagtcttagtgtcagttttcctgtgtatgcgactaatacgagttatttgtcgatacttttgttctgactgaatggtttgtgatttaagcagaacaatggctggaagaggaggaagaaatgatgatgctatcgctgaggctctgggcatgattgttgGTGTGCTGGGAGGTAATGCcggaggagcagggattggtgctgataggcaactagggaattttcagaggaacaatcctccattgttcaaaggcacgcatgatcccgaGGGTGCTCGGAAATGGctaaaggagatcgagaggattttcagagtcatcgattgtgctgagaatatcaaggtgaggtatggcacacatatgctgtctgaagaagctgatgactggtggttggcaaccagagctgaattggatgctgatggtatagaaattacttgggctatattcaaaagggaatttCTGAGAAGGTACTTCCCTGAGGATGTTAGGGGCAAAAAAGAAATCGAATTTCTGGAGCTGGtgcaaggtaatatgacggtactagagtatgctgcaaagtttgttgagttggcaaagtactatgttcactacaacaatgatgaagctagtgaattctcaaaatgtgtcaaatttgagaatggccttcgtgatgagatcaagcaaggcatTAGATATCAAaggattcggaggtttgttgacttagtaaactgtagcaggatttttgaggaagataacatcaagctgaagtcatcccactctcgcgagttggttgacagaaagggtaagaagcctatggatagaggtaagccatatggtagaggcaagtttgctgattggaagaaacccactgggggagattccagtgctcgtatcagatgttataattgtggtgagatgggacatcgtaggaacgagtgtaagcttgatcagaagaagtgttacaagtgtgaccaagtgggccacattgctgctgactgtaagaagaaggttgtgacttgctacaactgtggtgaagagggtcacattagtccaaattataccaagccaaagaagaaccaatcgggaggaaaggtttttgctttgaccgggtcagagactactctagaagacagattgattaaaggtacgtgtttcattcgtggcacacctttagttgcgattattgatattggagcaactcattcttttatttctttggattgtgctatgcgTATATTGGAGCAAGGGGTTAAGCaattaatgatttttattttcatGACTACTTAGATCAATTGGGATTCAATCTACGCAACGAATGCAACGTTACCGTGTGGCCAGCTGTATTTCCTACCAGTGGAaatataaattttcaaatttttaaatacGGTTTAAAGACGGGCGATCACAACACAGTCATAACTCCTTTCGGATGGAATGGCTACTTATGGGGCCGAACTTTCTGTAATGATACAGAAGGAAATTTTACATGTCGTACTGGCGATTGTGGAACTGGGAAGGTATCATGCGATGGAAATCGAGGTGTGCCACATGCTACACTAGCCGAATTTCGTTCAAGCAATAATGGAACTTACTTTTATAACATTAATGTGCTTGAACGTTTCAACATTCCCATAGCAGTGACTCCTGTGAATTTTTCTGGAGAGAATTTGAATTGCATAAGTGTTGGATGCCCTATGAATTTAAGTACTATTTGTCCGGCTTATAATAATGGAACAAACACATTTAGTTGTCAAACTAAGTTTTTCAAGATTATCTTTTGCCCAGCTTCCAGGTAAGATCATGCAAATTTTTAATCCTCTAATttcattaaaaatgtaaaatgatatttatttttagttgtttttctttaggttattaattttatattattttaaattgtaGCGCGGGATCATTGAATCAAAGTGTAAGTGTAGGTGACTCACTCATTGCTGGCAATGGACCAACTCGATGGCTATCTCCTTTAGAAGATTTTGCATTTGGGTTTTACCAACTTCCTAATGAACTTTTTTTACTGGCTATATGGTACCATAAAATACAAAATGATTCAATTATTTGGTATGCTAATGGAGACAACCTTGCTCCTAAGGGATCTAGATTGGTATTAAGTAATTCTTTTGGGTTGGTACTTACTAGCCCTAAAGGTTCAGAGATATGGAGATCATCAAATTTTAATTTGGGTAGAATTTCAAGAGGTCTAATGAAGGATGATGGAAATTTTCAGTTACGAGACCAAAACTTTGTTGTATTATGGGAAAGTTACAATCATTTTACTGACACATTAGTTCCTGGTCAAGCTTTAAATTTGAACAACTCTCTTCATTCTCGACAAGGAGAATTCAATTTTTCACGAGGAAGGTTTGAACTTTGCCTACAAGAAAGTGGGGATGTTGTGCTCAATCGTGTAAGTTTTCCTTCAAATACAAACATTAATGCTCAATTTGAGGCTTACTATGATAGTCGCACAGTTGACCCGTATAATAAATCTGCAAATGTTGGTCAGAAACTTATATTTGACAAATATGAATTATACATATCGAAAAAAAATAGCTCAAAGTTTTCTATCATCGGCAACCGAAATGAGACATTTTTAAATGATGACTTCTACTACAAAGCAACAATCAATTATGATGGAGTATTTACCTTGTCATATTTTCCTAAATATCTAAAAAATGTTACGAGTTGGTTAGTTGCGAAGACAATACCTGAGAACATGTGTTCGAatgataattttaacaatggtAAAGGTGTTTGTGGAATAAATAGTATTTGCAACCTTCGATATGATCAAAGGACAATGTGTACATGTCTAAAAGGTTATTCTCTAATTGATTCAAACAACAGATATGGTGGTTGCAAACAAAATGTCCAAATCATTTGTCCAAGTAGGCATAATGTTTCACATAAGGATGCATATTTGATGATGAGATTGTCCAACATTTATTGGCCTAAATCTGAATATAAAACATGCAATTCTTGTACTCTTGAAGACTGCAAGGattattgtttgcaagattgctTATGTGTGTTGGCTTTTTTCAATGGAAGTTCTTGTTGGAAGAATAATTTGCCACTCTTACATGGGAGAAAAGAGTTGACAGTAAGAGGAACTTATTTCATAAAAATAGATAAAACTGAgactccatcatccttctccagTGAGATGGACGATCAAGATAATGgcaaaacaaaaatgaagaaaGTTCATGAAACTTTGATTATTGTGATatcaattatttttgtgatttcaaCATTGGTTGGTGCAATAGTTTTTTGGAAAAAACATAAGAAGACCGAAAGTGGTGTATCCATCAAGAGTATTGTTGACAAAAACTTAAGAATTTTCACCTTTAAGGAAATTACAGAAATAACAAACAACTTTAGAGAAGAATTAGGAAGAGGGTCTTGTAGCATTGTATATAAAGGAACAATAGAGGCAGATGTTTGTGTGGCTGTTAAGAAACTAGACAAGTTATTCCAAGATAGTGATAAAGAATTTCAAACTGAAatgaatgtgataattgaaaCTCATCATAGGAATCTTGTTCGCCTTCATGGGTATTGTAGTGAGGAACAACACAGAATTTTGGTGTATGAGTTAATGAGTAATGGTACTCTAGCAAGCTTCATTTTCACCCCTTTGAAACCAAGTTGGAACCAACGGGTTTGGATTATCATTGGAATTGCAAGGGGTCTTGTTTACTTGCATGAGGAATGTTGCACCCAAATCATCCATTGTGACATAAAGCCACAAAACATACTTCTAGATGATGATTACAATGCTAAGATTTCTGACTTTGGGTTTGCAAAACTGTTATTGATAAatcaaagtcacacaaaaactgGAATTAGAGGAACCAAAGGTTATGTTGCACCCGATTGGTTTAGGAGTGCTCCGATCACTGCTAAGGTTGATGCTTATAGTTTTGGTGTGTTGCTACTAGAGATTATTTGTTGTAGGAAAAATGTTGAGGATGATAACGTTAGTGAAGAAAAAAGGATTTTAATTGATTGGGCATATGATTGCTACAAGGCTGGAAGAATGGACATTCTTCTCGAAAACGATTACGAGGTAGTAAATGATATCAGCAAATTGGAAAAGTTTGTCATAATTTCTATTTGGTGCACTCAAGAAGATCCATCTCTAAGGCCACCAATGAAAAATGTTTTGTTAATGCTGGAAGGGATTGTTAATGTTGAAATTCCTCCAAGTCCTTACCTTTATAGTTCTTCTAGTTAAAGTTAGTTCCcttttaaatatagtttttatgttgtttttcacGTATTTTTAAGAAAATGCATCTACTCATTTAATTTTTCTTGTAATTAGTGGTAGATGTCACATGaaaaattgaataaaagataaTCTCTATTTTTTATTCAAGTCATGGATATCTTTAACTTCAAAAGGATCATGGGCAAAATTACTTTCTACGTCAAAAAATTCCCTTTAAACTCACTACGATAATGTGAGTGTGAGACAAAAAGCAATCACAATCATATTCAAATTAGAAGGATATAGACTAGTGAGCCATTTATTTGGGCCTAATTTATCCTTAATAAATCAGATAGAAAGGTGATATAGAAATTGTACACGAGTGAGAAGAGAGTTAAATAATTCAACAAATGTTATTATGGAGTTTCTATAATATTATGAGTCCCACCAGTAGTAGCAACATCTTCAATAGCAGTAACAATAGTCTAAGAATGAACAATCTCAGTGGAATTAAGTTGACCAATATCCTAAGGGACTTCAATCGAAGATATTGAAATCAAATTTTTGTTGGTAGTTAATGTAACACtcgtattttctaattttaatttaattggaatttaaattaataattagaattattttggttttGTGAAATTACTGGAAAAGTTTAGTTATGGCATTGGGCCATACGTGGTACTAGTAAGAAGGGGgtgtgttatgttagtaaagccctttttctaattataagtctatttttcataaaaataaggaattgggaGAAAAGAAAGATTAGACGTGAAAGGTGAATAGAGGAATAGAGAAGTTGATACgagaaagaggaacagaagaggaagaggaccaatcaagaatctttggctaaggtaaggggagactcttccggttagcatctcttatcgtgttataGATGATAGGGCTGATTAGATGTATTGTTTATGTCAATTTGGTTATATGTTAGATTGGGGTttaggatgattttgaggggaattatATAATTGATGTTACCCATGTTGAATTATATgctaattgtgttttgattgatgttatggtatgaatatggtgtttattgatgtgttgttgtgTTCATCCATGAAAACTAATCTGAAGATATGGGTTTTCTAAATAATTGAGTAGAAAGTTAGGTTTTTATGTGTAAAACTGAtataggataatagattgatgaagTTGGATGAATCCTATAAGTTAACGTGTGTAAAAatactgttttagactcaaaatcgcaggctgttagTGGTGGAAAAGAGTGGAAAACGGACTGGTACGATTGCAGGTTTTGGGAAGGCgctggtgatttgcgtatgatacgcgtataaGGGACATTTCCAAGGgtcgtacgcgtatggtacgctgcCCTGTCCCGTCGCAATGTAGCCTTCTGCTGGTACgcatatggtacgcgtatgggatgGTGCGATACGCATATGGATgtggtcatacgcgtatgggcaggCTTGTGTGCAGAATTTTccgttttgtgatttttgaaagtttaatgatgcgtaacttttgaaccgtgagCCTGTTTTgtgtgccgtttcgagtatgatgaaccttatgaaataACCTTTATGTTGAATGATGAttggattgtatttgaatgattctAATTTACATAAACattctttgatgatgatgacgGTGATGATGGTGATAATTTGGAtatgagacgatgttgttcatcggatcgaCGATGGCATTAGTAtattatatatgtttgcattcattcataatcatttgttgagggTTGTATCCAGATGATTGGtatggatcagtgaagggcataattctcattgtgtggaatttgtgcttgcagggccgtatcttgatgatgttggatcggttgGTGGGTTAtccccattgatgatgttggtaccacatgcatagtgtcaattcattcatatgcacaattttcataacatgattgaatgtgtttcagtgttatggtttgatgatgtgttgattgtgtgATTGGTGAATTGtctaaatatctgaatataatacaattgggtgaatagTATAACTATGATGCGTTATTGTTTATGAcccaataatatttgttaattgtgaatgagactcacccttacatattGTCATTTTTcggattgaggatagcggcttttgacTTGGTGAGaattagctcataagtcgatgtgtttagtatagcgtcaggtgtcatgctctgataatgTAACACTAGGGGACGCGAGTTTTGAGTTTATAATTTTGATGACTACATTTATTGTTTTGAGTTATTTTGTGAGATATAGTATCAAAGATGTTATACTTATCCGTacgatgaattttccgctgtgttaacatgagatgttatgaattatgataaattgttccttagtgaatgcattacaatgacgtatgatgttttgtttttaatttaattgaaaatgtGGAACCCTTGTTCATGTTACTCtgagtttattttattgaatGGCTGCGGGGTTTATAAGTATACATGAAGGCTCCTCTAGGTCTAGAATTACCACAGTCTGACCTTGTCTGCAAGCTACAACGTTTCCTTTATGGCTTAAAACATGCTAGTCGATAGTGGAACACCAAATTATCTGTTACTCATATAGCATCAGATTACTTGCAGTCCAAGGCAGATTATTCTCTTTACACCAAACAATCAGCTCAAGGTTTCACTATGATtttggtctatgttgatgatatagtTCTGGGTGGTACTGATATTGAGGAAATCACACGCACCAAATCAATGTTAGATGCTAAATTTAGCATTAAAGATTTAGGAACCCTCAAATACTTCCTAGGTTTTGAGGTTGCTCGCAGAACACAAGGAATATGTATTTGCCAAAGAAAATATGCCCTTAATTTGATTACTTATGTTGGCCTTCTTGGTGCCAAACCTTATGCCACACCCATGCAACCTCATCTTCACTTGCACCAAGCCTTTGGTATTCCAATTTCTGAATCATCCACATATAGAAGATTACTTGGTCGTTTGTTATATCTCACACACACTCGCCTAGAAATTGCTTATGCTGTAAGCAAATTATCCCAATTTCTTGCCAATCCAACAGACAAACACATGCTTGATGGTCTTCATGTGTTGAAATACCTCAAAAACAATCCTGGTCAGGGTTTGCTCTTCAGATCTTCTTCTGCTTTACGCCTCACCGGCTTCTCTAAATCAGACCGGAGAGCTTGCCCCGATACTCGTCGTTCCACATCCGACATTTGTTTCTTTCTTGGCGACTCAATTATTagttggaagagcaagaaatTGGTTGTTATTTCCAGATCTTCCTCTGAGGCTGAATATTAAGCCCTAGCACATGCCACATGTGAAGGAGTTTGGCTGCTTTCACTCCTTCATGACTTTCACATTTCATCCAGACTTCCCATCATTCTTTACTATGACAACAAATCAGCCATGCATATTGCTGCAAATCTGGTGTTTCATGAACGCACAAAGCACATTAAGATAGATTGCCACGTTATACGTCAAAAAGTTCTTGACGACACCATACACTTGATGCCAATCACAACTCAAGTTCAAGTTGCAGATATATTCACTAAATCCTTGCATTCAGGTCCTTTTAACCATTTGCAATCCAAGCTTGGAATGATTGACATCCATTTCAGCTTGAGGGGGTGTAAATGACATAGTCAATACAGAAGAAAGCCACGTGTAACAAACCATTCATAACTAACTTTCTATAGTTAGTTAGTTGGTTAAGatattagttagttagttagttttcAATGACTCTAGCTAGCTATATAATACTTGTTGTAACCAATGCTGAACTCTGAGATTGACAAACTAATATTAAATTACTTAAAACCTTttcatttgacattttaaatcttATAAATTATTCCAAACATGAAATAATAAAACTAAGTTTATTTTCCAAAAActaaatctcttcaaatcataacataatacaaaaatttaaacttttaatttctataatttctgtTATTTGATTCTAATCTTTAtcattttattcatataaattgattttaagttGATTTCATATAAATTGTTTCTGAGAAATGAATGTCAATCTTAAAATgagatcatatttatttatttcgtaTCGAGcaactttaaaaaagattttcgttttaatttcttaattgatgttatatatttaaaaactaaatgatttttttgttaacttaccaaaaaaaattaacaaaatctattatttttaaattagcatcataatttaaaaattaaaaaaaaattgttttatagttaaataaattaaaattttaagtaataaagatatttttataaacaaaatatagtttattattgataaaaaaattgtgTGCAACTAATAACATAGACAGATTATAATGTTAATATAACTTTatctataaattataaataattataaaatatttttttaacataagaatttttaacccgtgcctcgcacgggtatatatatatatatatatatatatatatatatatatatatatatatatatatatatatatatatatatatatatatatatatatatatatatatatataaattctaaacaaaatttGAACATAAGAAAATTGAAAGGACGCATGGCTTCGCAAACCAGTATAGCCAACTCGTAGGCTATCTCACTAAACCAAATGCATAAGTGATACTATTTTCAATTGCTTTGCAATTGTCTAAAAAATAATTCAATCATAATTCATATATAAGTATTAGTAATGCGTATCATCATTGTTCATTTaggaagtaaaaaataaaaaggatatgAAGCACCATCCATATTCATTCatgactttatatatatatatatatatatatatatatatatatatatatatatatatatatatatatatatatatatatatatatatatatatatatatatatatatatatatatataacaatttattCAATTCAAACTCAATTAACGTAATCTTTTATATTCATTagtaaatgataataataataaaatcaaaagtgTGTGATGAATTATAGTAATTcacaataattaaaatttgaaactCTAATATCAATAACTATCAAAATTCACACATGAATCAAGTATAGGTGagtctgataccacttgttgggaATTTTCTTCAttaatccatactcaattcatgatGAAATATAAAGCGGAAGCATACCTTTAGGATCCATGAAATGTTAATGAGAAGATAATGATCTTGATGGGATGAAAAGAATAAATATTCTATAATATTTTTTAGTATCTACAATTGGGGACCTTTATTATATGAATTACATGCCCTTTCATGAAGAGTCATGCTTATTCAAGTTTAGAATCTCATGCCCTTCCATGAAGGGTCATGCTTAtgttataaattattaataataattaataatatgagagtgttccaaaatgacaaggaaaatatgttAGTTTTGAATTCGAAAGTtgacaacacttcatgaagtgttgcagaatgaaaacatgcaactctTGGCCAAGCTTTGTAACTTTTGATAAGAGagattgtttcaccaagggtcgctaccttgtgaaacaataccaaTGTGGCCTATAAATAATTCATTATGAATTCAGAAAATAACAATCTTATAGTAGATTCAATAATGACTGTCGAGGCTTCAGTTTCAAGCGTCAGGAAGACGAGAGAAAATCcaaataaaaagaataacgaCAATCAATATCTTTAATTCGGGTAAGTTTTGTTAATCTTttgaaattaagaaaaaaatatattatcatTCTTGTTACTAGAATCAGTACATAATTAAATCAAGATTTTTGTTTTGGATGGATATTATATATTGATTACTGaatgatatttaatatataatatatatgacTCTAGAAAATTCTTCATATATACAATGTTTATAAATTATGGAATATGGTGTTTATTGTACTGTTTCAACCATACACCGTACTGTTTCCACCATATCCTTGAATTTCTATACAAGTACTTTATATACGAGTACTTCCTTGAATTTCTATCATAATGTTTTCCAGATTAATGACTTTATATACAAATCTATTATTACGTAATTTATTTTGGTTTAACATAACTTTTTTGGCTTTACTGTTACTTACTGTAGACTTATCTTTTACATATATTCTCAAATTGACTCAAGTATTAATTCATAAGTAAcggttattttattttgaaaccaAAGCCAATTTTAAACTTCAGttttatgcaattaaaaaaaaccttaatatataaatttatataatttgtgTTACTTGTATGTTGATATATGTTGAAAGTTTGTCTTGGAGTGCCAGACATATTTCTTCAAACCATGCATAATAATTTATCTTAATTTTGTAAAATAAGTTCTGATGCTGATCATGTTAAAAGCACCACTGAACAAGCTGCAAGTTATACTTTGATAAGGAAGTTCAGAAAGAACGAAGAAGCTTCAACGTAATCATCAACCTGAAGTTTTGATGACCCAAAATATTGCATTAAATACAAGATCAAGAAAGTAACGGCTGAAACATTATGACTAAGAATTGCATCTGTATTTTTGGAAAGGACATTAAAATTTTAATCATCAACATTCCAAAAGAATATTATATGTCTCCAACGGATATTTGAATCAACTATATATAAAGGAGACTAAGCAGATGGATTATAGTACAACTCTCACGAACGCAATATCAAGAGCGCTCAAAATCATTTCATATTATTTTATCTCTTAAATTCTTGTGCTATAGTTTTGTGTAAACATCACTGTTGTGATACAGCTTGTTAGAAGCAATTGTAAACACCTTAAGTAATTTTTTTAGAGCTGTCTATTCCTTGAGAAACCAAGTTGTGGTTTGATCTCAAGAAGACGTTAACAGTTGTCTTTGTGTTTTATAATCaagttttgattagtggattaagacctcgattGAGATAGGCGAAATCACTTGGTAGGGTGGACTGGAATAGCTTTGATTTCAAGCAAACCAGGATAACCAACGTGTTACATTGTTCTAATTTTTGAAAACCCCAATTCAAACTCCATTTATTGTGTTTTTTGattcttcaattggcatcagagcacttgGTCCTGGGTGCTAACACTTAATCGTGTCAGAAAAAAATCCTATCAGAAAAACACTATGGAAGAAC from Vicia villosa cultivar HV-30 ecotype Madison, WI linkage group LG4, Vvil1.0, whole genome shotgun sequence encodes the following:
- the LOC131596883 gene encoding G-type lectin S-receptor-like serine/threonine-protein kinase LECRK3, whose translation is MKDDGNFQLRDQNFVVLWESYNHFTDTLVPGQALNLNNSLHSRQGEFNFSRGRFELCLQESGDVVLNRVSFPSNTNINAQFEAYYDSRTVDPYNKSANVGQKLIFDKYELYISKKNSSKFSIIGNRNETFLNDDFYYKATINYDGVFTLSYFPKYLKNVTSWLVAKTIPENMCSNDNFNNGKGVCGINSICNLRYDQRTMCTCLKGYSLIDSNNRYGGCKQNVQIICPSRHNVSHKDAYLMMRLSNIYWPKSEYKTCNSCTLEDCKDYCLQDCLCVLAFFNGSSCWKNNLPLLHGRKELTVRGTYFIKIDKTETPSSFSSEMDDQDNGKTKMKKVHETLIIVISIIFVISTLVGAIVFWKKHKKTESGVSIKSIVDKNLRIFTFKEITEITNNFREELGRGSCSIVYKGTIEADVCVAVKKLDKLFQDSDKEFQTEMNVIIETHHRNLVRLHGYCSEEQHRILVYELMSNGTLASFIFTPLKPSWNQRVWIIIGIARGLVYLHEECCTQIIHCDIKPQNILLDDDYNAKISDFGFAKLLLINQSHTKTGIRGTKGYVAPDWFRSAPITAKVDAYSFGVLLLEIICCRKNVEDDNVSEEKRILIDWAYDCYKAGRMDILLENDYEVVNDISKLEKFVIISIWCTQEDPSLRPPMKNVLLMLEGIVNVEIPPSPYLYSSSS
- the LOC131596884 gene encoding uncharacterized mitochondrial protein AtMg00810-like, giving the protein MILVYVDDIVLGGTDIEEITRTKSMLDAKFSIKDLGTLKYFLGFEVARRTQGICICQRKYALNLITYVGLLGAKPYATPMQPHLHLHQAFGIPISESSTYRRLLGRLLYLTHTRLEIAYAVSKLSQFLANPTDKHMLDGLHVLKYLKNNPGQGLLFRSSSALRLTGFSKSDRRACPDTRRSTSDICFFLGDSIISWKSKKLVVISRSSSEAEY